Proteins from a single region of Gossypium arboreum isolate Shixiya-1 chromosome 1, ASM2569848v2, whole genome shotgun sequence:
- the LOC108480997 gene encoding probable receptor-like serine/threonine-protein kinase At5g57670, with protein sequence MKYIRTNSLKRLFSLKRRSFEEGGANQHGVFEEDNNNDSFKIASVAERSQRPSWRSFSFEEIFVATNAFSSENLVGKGGYAEVYKGVLKDGEEIAVKRLTKTCNDERKEKDFLTEIGTIGHVCHPNVLSLLGCCIDNGLYLIFEFSSRGSVASLLHDANLPPMDWKTRYKIAIGTARGLYYLHKVCKRRIIHRDIKSSNILLTADFEPQISDFGLAKWLPSQWTHHSIAPIEGTFGHLAPEYFMHGTVDEKTDVFAFGVFLLEMISGRKPVDASHQSLHCWAKPLLKREEMEKLVDPRLGGSYDISQLKSLAFTASLCIRASSAWRPTMNEVLEVLMEGETDKERWRMPEEEEQEEFWGFEDLEYECHTSFSLSPGDSLSTASSLREKN encoded by the exons ATGAAGTATATCCGGACCAACAGCTTGAAACGGTTATTCTCATTAAAAAGACGCAGTTTCGAAGAAGGTGGTGCCAACCAACATGGGGTTTTCGAAGAAGACAACAACAATGATAGTTTTAAGATTGCTTCTGTTGCAGAGCGTTCTCAGCGACCTTCCTGGCGAAGCTTCTCCTTTGAAGAAATTTTTGTTGCCACCAATGCTTTTAGCTCAG AGAATTTGGTAGGGAAAGGAGGGTATGCAGAGGTATACAAAGGAGTACTAAAGGACGGGGAAGAGATTGCAGTGAAGAGACTAACAAAAACTTGTAATGATGAAAGGAAAGAGAAGGATTTCTTGACAGAAATTGGAACTATTGGTCATGTTTGCCATCCAAATGTATTGTCACTTTTAGGGTGTTGTATCGACAATGGCCTTTATCTCATCTTTGAGTTCTCCTCCAGAGGGTCCGTTGCTTCTCTTCTTCATG ATGCGAATTTGCCACCAATGGATTGGAAAACAAGATATAAGATAGCAATTGGTACTGCCAGAGGACTCTATTACTTGCATAAAGTGTGCAAAAGAAGGATAATTCACCGTGACATTAAGTCTTCAAATATTCTATTGACTGCAGATTTTGAACCTCAG atATCAGATTTTGGACTAGCAAAATGGCTTCCTTCTCAATGGACACACCATTCTATTGCTCCAATTGAAGGGACATTTGG GCATTTAGCACCCGAGTACTTCATGCATGGAACAGTGGATGAGAAAACAGATGTGTTTGCCTTTGGAGTTTTCTTGTTAGAGATGATTTCAGGGAGGAAACCAGTTGACGCCTCTCACCAAAGCTTGCACTGCTGG GCAAAACCACTGTTGAAACGTGAAGAGATGGAAAAATTGGTAGATCCAAGGCTTGGAGGATCCTACGATATTTCACAGCTAAAGAGTCTTGCATTCACGGCATCCCTCTGCATTCGAGCCTCTTCAGCCTGGCGTCCCACCATGaatgag GTATTGGAAGTTCTTATGGAAGGGGAAACTGATAAAGAGAGGTGGAGAATGCCAGAAGAAGAGGAACAAGAAGAATTCTGGGGCTTTGAGGATCTTGAATATGAATGTCACACTTCTTTCTCACTTTCACCTGGTGATTCTCTCTCGACTGCAAGTTCTTTgagggaaaaaaattaa